From a single Phragmites australis chromosome 7, lpPhrAust1.1, whole genome shotgun sequence genomic region:
- the LOC133925623 gene encoding protein FAR1-RELATED SEQUENCE 5-like, with protein sequence MRSETIDSFKWIFREFVNMMGGKEPVTVLTDQARAMEVALASEWKGAVHRWCKWHVLRLAKEKLGPIYSKNSPFKAELHKILNAMMSIEEFELAWHRVLGEYGVVEHPFLQRIYNERHKWAKAFFKDVFCAKQTSTQRSESMNHMMKGYVPPGSPMHHFVTQYLKLVADRDEQEDFQERRSKLGNKKPRFNNEIERHAMTIYSPAMMEVVNEQIFEAGYYRVEDVQPGLNYTVVHCKEQGRSSWMHGRFSVKITEGGNKYQCDCEMTEHMGLLCCHIIKVMLKLDIMEIPSVHILKRWSKDARDILPPHLMGDCNGKRYEELMKIISEGKKRLAAIDGTKDLLTLEEQATAMAKANGSQEDTDKGKEKLNSMVGSVGGYNGGVNDEDECSSSNFFALSQLKAPAKKRGRGMPSSKRDKPGYELGGANKGRKDRGCAKMEPKRAVTCSGCRLTGHTKQQCQKRLQSAATKIREMM encoded by the exons ATGAGGTCAGAGACAATAGATAGTTTCAAGTGGATTTTCCGTGAGTTTGTTAATATGATGGGTGGGAAGGAACCAGTAACTGTGTTGACAG ATCAGGCACGAGCTATGGAGGTGGCATTAGCGTCAGAGTGGAAGGGAGCGGTGCATAGGTGGTGCAAGTGGCACGTGCTTCGCCTAGCAAAGGAAAAGTTAGGACCAATTTACAGCAAGAATAGCCCTTTCAAGGCCGAGTTACACAAGATTCTgaatgcaatgatgagcatcgAAGAGTTTGAGCTTGCTTGGCATCGGGTGTTAGGTGAGTATGGAGTGGTAGAGCATCCATTTCTGCAGAGGATTTACAATGAGAGGCACAAGTGGGCAAAAGCATTCTTCAAGGATGTTTTCTGCGCCAAGCAAACCAGTACTCAGCGTAGCGAGAGCATGAATCATATGATGAAAGGTTATGTGCCACCCGGATCACCAATGCACCACTTTGTTACTCAATACCTGAAGTTAGTTGCTGATCGAGATGAGCAAGAAGACTTCCAAGAGAGGCGTAGTAAGCTG GGCAACAAGAAACCACGGTTTAACAATGAGATTGAGCGGCATGCAATGACAATATACAGCCCTGCTATGATGGAAGTGGTAAATGAACAAATATTTGAAGCTGGGTACTATCGGGTAGAGGATGTGCAACCCGGATTGAATTATACAGTTGTGCATTGTAAAGAGCAAGGAAGATCAAGCTGGATGCACGGCAGATTCTCTGTAAAAATCACCGAAGGTGGGAACAAGTACCAGTGTGATTGCGAAATGACAGAGCACATGGGCCTACTTTGTTGCCACATAATCAAG GTGATGCTTAAGCTAGATATCATGGAGATCCCGAGTGTGCATATATTGAAGAGGTGGAGTAAAGATGCAAGGGACATATTGCCTCCTCACCTG ATGGGAGACTGCAATGGGAAAAGATATGAGGAGTTAATGAAGATAATCAGTGAGGGGAAAAAGAGATTGGCAGCAATTGATGGAACCAAAGATTTACTAACATTGGAGGAACAAGCAACAGCCATGGCGAAGGCAAATGGCAGCCAGGAAGATACAGATAAAGGGAAGGAGAAATTGAATAGCATGGTTGGGTCTGTGGGGGGCTACAATGGTGGTGTCAATGATGAGGATGAGTGCAGCTCTTCTAACTTCTTTGCATTGTCTCAATTGAAAGCCCCGGCGAAGAAACGTGGCAGAGGAATGCCATCATCAAAACGTGATAAGCCAGGGTACGAGCTAGGCGGTGCAAATAAAGGGCGAAAGGATAGAGGTTGTGCAAAAATGGAACCAAAACGTGCAGTTACATGCAGCGGATGCCGACTGACGGGGCACACGAAGCAGCAGTGTCAGAAAAGGCTCCAAAGTGCAGCGACAAAGATCCGTGAAATGATGTGA
- the LOC133925024 gene encoding aminomethyltransferase, mitochondrial-like, with product MRGLLACATLVRRAASGGASAPARVRHLAGAAEAAEAELKKTALYDFHVAHGGKMVPFAGWSMPIQYKDSIMDSTVNCRTNGSLFDVAHMCGLSLKGRQAIPFLESLVIADVAGLKDGTGTLTVFTNERGGAIDDSVVTKVTDQHIYLVVNAGCRDKDLAHIGEHMEAFNKKGGDVTWHIHDERSLLALQGPLAAPTLQLLTKEDLSKMYFSDFKMIDINGYACFLTRTGYTGEDGFEISVPSENAVDLAKGILEKSEGKVRLTGLGARDSLRLEAGLCLYGNDMEQHITPVEAGLSWAIGKRRRAEGGFLGADVILKQLQEGPKIRRVGMITQGPPARSHSEIVSNSGENIGEVTSGGFSPCLKKNIAMGYVKSGLHKAGTEFKVVVRGKSYDAIITKMPFVPTKYYKPS from the exons ATGAGAGGCCTCCTCGCGTGCGCCACCCTCGTCCGCCGCGCCGCCTCGGGCGGCGCCTCCGCGCCCGCGCGCGTTCGCCACCTGGCgggcgcggcggaggcggcggaggccgagCTCAAGAAGACGGCGCTCTACGACTTCCACGTCGCGCACGGCGGCAAGATGGTGCCCTTCGCGGGGTGGAGCATGCCCATCCAGTACAAGGACTCCATCATGGACTCCACCGTCAACTGCCGCACCAACGGCAGCCTCTTCGACGTCGCCCACATGTGCGGCCTCAGCCTCAAGGGACGCCAGGCCATCCCCTTCCTCGAGTCCCTCGTCATCGCCGACGTCGCGGGGCTCAAGGACGGGACCGGCACGCTCACAGTATTCACCAACGAGCGCGGCGGCGCCATCGATGACTCCGTCGTCACCAAGGTCACCGACCAGCACATCTACCTCGTCGTCAACGCTGGGTGCAGGGACAAGGACCTCGCCCACATCGGGGAGCACATGGAGGCCTTCAACAAGAAGGGCGGTGACGTCACGTGGCACATCCACGATGAGCGCTCGCTGCTCGCATTGCAG GGTCCTCTTGCTGCACCAACTCTCCAGTTGCTGACAAAAGAAGATTTGAGCAAAATGTACTTCAGTGACTTCAAAATGATTGACATCAATGGATATGCATGCTTTCTCACGAGAACTGG TTACACTGGTGAAGATGGCTTTGAAATCTCTGTTCCATCAGAGAATGCAGTTGATCTTGCAAAGGGCATCCTAGAGAAATCTGAAGGCAAGGTGAGGTTGACTGGCTTGGGCGCCCGTGACAGTCTCCGCCTGGAGGCTGGCCTGTGCCTGTACGGCAACGACATGGAGCAACACATCACCCCAGTTGAGGCTGGCCTCTCATGGGCAATAGGCAAGAGGAGGAGAGCGGAAGGTGGTTTCTTGGGTGCAGATGTGATCCTCAAGCAGCTTCAGGAAGGCCCAAAGATCAGGCGTGTCGGCATGATCACGCAAGGACCACCTGCACGGAGTCACAGCGAGATCGTGAGCAACTCGGGGGAGAACATTGGTGAGGTGACCAGTGGAGGGTTCAGCCCGTGCTTGAAGAAGAACATCGCCATGGGCTACGTGAAATCAGGTTTGCACAAAGCTGGGACAGAGTTCAAGGTGGTTGTCCGTGGGAAGTCCTACGACGCCATCATCACCAAGATGCCCTTTGTGCCGACCAAGTACTACAAGCCCTCATAG
- the LOC133925023 gene encoding glycolate oxidase 3, with translation MELITNVSEYEKLAKERLPKMVYDYYASGAEDQWTLKENREAFSRILFRPRILIDVSRIDMATNVLGFNISMPIMIAPSAMQKMAHPEGELATARAAASAGTIMTLSSWSTSSVEEVNSVGPGIRFFQLYVYKDRNIVRQLVKRAEMSGFKAIALTVDTPRLGRREADIKNRFTLPPHLVLKNFEALDLGTMDKTNDSGLASYVSSQVDRSLSWKDVKWLQTITSLPILVKGVMTAEDTRLAIEYGASGIIVSNHGARQLDYVPATISCLEEVVREAKGRLPVFLDGGVRRGTDVFKALALGASGVFIGRPVLFSLAVDGEAGVRKVLQMLRDELELTMALSGCTSLGEITRNHVVTDSDRIRRSRL, from the exons ATGGAGCTGATCACAAATGTCTCCGAGTACGAGAAGCTCGCAAAGGAGAGGCTGCCGAAGATGGTGTACGACTACTACGCATCCGGCGCAGAAGATCAGTGGACTCTCAAGGAGAACAGGGAGGCCTTCTCCAGAATTCT GTTTCGACCACGCATACTGATTGACGTCTCCCGTATCGACATGGCCACAAATGTCTTGGGCTTCAACATTTCCATGCCTATTATGATTGCTCCCTCAGCCATGCAGAAAATGGCTCATCCTGAAG GAGAACTTGCTACTGCAAGAGCAGCAGCCTCTGCAGGAACAATAATG ACATTGTCCTCATGGTCTACTTCTAGCGTTGAAGAGGTTAACTCAGTAGGGCCAGGGATACGTTTCTTCCAGCTTTAT GTCTACAAGGACAGGAATATAGTACGGCAACTCGTCAAAAGGGCTGAAATGTCTGGCTTTAAGGCTATTGCACTCACTGTTGACACTCCAAGGCTTGGCCGCAGGGAAGCTGATATAAAAAACAG GTTCACCTTACCACCACATCTGGTGTTGAAAAACTTTGAAGCGCTGGATCTTGGCACGATGGACAAG ACAAATGATTCTGGCCTTGCTTCCTATGTTTCTAGTCAAGTTGACCGCTCTCTTTCCTGGAAG GACGTCAAGTGGCTACAGACAATTACCTCGTTGCCAATCTTAGTGAAAGGGGTCATGACTGCAGAAGACA CTAGGCTTGCAATTGAATATGGTGCTTCTGGTATCATCGTGTCCAATCACGGCGCCCGCCAGCTAGATTATGTTCCTGCAACCATCAGCTGCCTGGAAGAG GTCGTCAGGGAAGCGAAAGGTCGCCTGCCGGTGTTCCTCGACGGCGGCGTCCGCCGCGGCACGGACGTGTTCAAGGCCCTGGCATTGGGAGCTTCAGGAGTATTC ATTGGGCGGCCGGTGCTGTTCTCGCTGGCCGTGGACGGCGAGGCCGGCGTGCGGAAGGTGCTGCAGATGCTGAGGGACGAGCTGGAGCTCACCATGGCGCTCAGCGGCTGCACGTCGCTGGGGGAGATCACGCGCAACCACGTCGTCACCGACAGCGACAGGATCCGCCGCTCGCGGCTGTAG
- the LOC133925025 gene encoding signal recognition particle 14 kDa protein-like gives MVLLQPDRFLSELTSMYERSTEKGSVWVTMKRSSLKGKAQLQKMEKKGQEVEYRCLVRASDGKKSISTSLSLKEYLKFQASYATVLKAHMHALKKRERKDRKKAAEAEKVPENAPKKQKKASSKKSSGSKS, from the exons ATG GTGCTGCTGCAACCAGATCGGTTCCTGAGCGAGCTGACGAGCATGTACGAGCGGAGCACGGAGAAGGGCTCCGTGTGGGTCACCATGAAGCGAT CGTCGCTCAAGGGCAAGGCGCAGTTGCagaagatggagaagaagggACAGGAGGTGGAGTACCGGTGCCTCGTCCGCGCATCCGATGGCAAGAAGAGCATCTCCACCTCG CTCTCTCTGAAGGAGTACCTGAAATTCCAAGCTTCATACGCAACAGTTCTTAAGGCCCATATGCATGCCTTGAAGAAAAGGGAGAGGAAAGACAGAAAGAAGGCTGCTGAGGCTGAGAAGGTACCTGAGAACGCACCCAAGAAACAGAAGAAAGCGTCTTCAAAGAAGTCCTCAGGGTCCAAGTCGTGA